Proteins encoded within one genomic window of Lysinibacillus sphaericus:
- the thiD gene encoding bifunctional hydroxymethylpyrimidine kinase/phosphomethylpyrimidine kinase, whose translation MALKKTLTIAGSDTSGGAGMQADLKTFQEHGTYGMVALTVVVTMDPNGWTHNVTPLPTELLQKQIDTALSTGIDAVKTGMLSTEEIIRIAGEAIAKSGTSNVVIDPVMVCKGDDEVLNPGNTDAMIQHLLPLAAVTTPNLFEAGQLAGTGTPKSIDEMKTAAKKIHELGAKAVVIKGGKALATEKATDLFFDGATFYLLESEKVASTFNHGAGCTFAASVTANLANGLSVKEAVIEAKEFVSAAIAHGWALNDYVGPVMHGAKSRFGAPAVTVTEI comes from the coding sequence ATGGCTCTTAAAAAAACTTTAACAATCGCAGGTTCAGATACATCTGGCGGCGCAGGCATGCAAGCCGACCTTAAAACTTTCCAAGAACATGGCACATACGGGATGGTGGCATTAACAGTAGTTGTGACAATGGATCCAAATGGATGGACACATAATGTAACGCCATTGCCAACAGAGCTTCTTCAAAAACAAATTGATACAGCATTATCAACAGGCATTGATGCAGTAAAAACAGGTATGCTTTCAACTGAGGAGATTATTCGTATAGCTGGTGAGGCGATCGCCAAGTCTGGTACTTCAAATGTTGTGATTGATCCTGTTATGGTATGCAAAGGGGATGACGAGGTTTTAAACCCTGGCAACACTGACGCTATGATTCAGCACTTGCTACCGCTTGCTGCCGTGACAACACCAAACCTTTTTGAAGCTGGACAATTAGCTGGTACAGGTACACCAAAGTCAATTGATGAGATGAAAACAGCGGCCAAAAAAATTCATGAACTAGGTGCAAAAGCAGTTGTCATTAAAGGCGGAAAAGCATTAGCAACTGAAAAAGCAACAGACTTATTTTTTGATGGTGCAACATTCTACTTATTAGAATCAGAAAAAGTCGCTTCTACGTTTAACCACGGTGCAGGCTGTACATTCGCTGCCTCTGTGACAGCTAATCTTGCCAATGGACTATCTGTCAAAGAAGCTGTAATTGAAGCAAAAGAATTTGTATCGGCTGCCATCGCACATGGTTGGGCGTTAAATGATTATGTAGGACCAGTTATGCATGGTGCTAAGTCTCGATTTGGTGCTCCAGCAGTTACTGTAACTGAAATTTAA
- a CDS encoding YwdI family protein, which translates to MISYEAVIQQLEKQLASVKNATNEQQMREALTAIRALCDVVLDLPIETSNVQSKPIPQMLATEQKPSNLYTAKIQHDDGANGDSIFDF; encoded by the coding sequence ATGATATCATATGAAGCTGTCATACAGCAGCTTGAAAAACAATTAGCTAGTGTAAAAAATGCAACGAATGAACAGCAAATGCGTGAAGCACTGACAGCTATTCGGGCATTATGCGATGTAGTGCTGGATTTACCTATTGAAACTTCCAATGTTCAGTCAAAACCTATACCGCAAATGTTAGCTACTGAACAAAAGCCATCCAATTTATATACCGCAAAAATCCAACATGATGATGGTGCAAATGGTGATTCAATCTTTGATTTTTAA
- a CDS encoding uracil-DNA glycosylase, which translates to MKEVFPNDWQTILAEELEKPYYQRLRQFVAHEYSTQTIYPPMHDVMNAFYCTAYHDVKVVILGQDPYHGPNQAHGLSFSVKPNVPHPPSLRNMLQELQDDIGCPIPQHGTLTKWAEQGVMLLNTVLTVRAGQAHSHKEQGWEQFTDTVIDKLAARQKPIIFVLWGKPAQRKKQIIHQYATPHVILEAPHPSPLSAYRGFFGSKPYSQVNAQLLAWGEQPIDWCLV; encoded by the coding sequence ATGAAAGAAGTATTCCCAAATGATTGGCAAACAATACTAGCAGAAGAATTAGAAAAACCATATTATCAACGTTTACGTCAATTTGTGGCCCATGAATATTCGACACAGACCATTTATCCACCAATGCATGATGTTATGAATGCATTTTATTGCACAGCTTATCATGATGTAAAAGTGGTAATCTTAGGACAAGACCCGTACCATGGACCGAATCAAGCGCATGGTCTAAGCTTTTCTGTAAAGCCCAATGTCCCACATCCACCAAGCTTACGCAATATGCTACAGGAATTACAAGATGATATTGGTTGTCCAATACCACAGCATGGCACCTTGACGAAATGGGCGGAGCAGGGTGTAATGCTTTTAAATACAGTGCTGACAGTAAGAGCAGGACAAGCTCACTCCCATAAGGAGCAAGGCTGGGAACAGTTTACGGATACGGTTATTGATAAACTTGCAGCACGACAAAAACCAATCATCTTTGTGCTATGGGGCAAGCCTGCGCAGCGTAAAAAGCAAATAATTCATCAGTACGCAACCCCACATGTCATCTTAGAAGCGCCACATCCGAGTCCATTAAGTGCATATAGAGGCTTTTTTGGTAGCAAACCGTATTCACAAGTCAATGCACAACTACTGGCGTGGGGAGAGCAACCGATTGATTGGTGTTTAGTATAA
- a CDS encoding amidohydrolase — protein sequence MEKLFTLLDDGYEEMVAIRRHLHQYPEISFEEVETPAYIAAFHRALGHEVREQVGGRGVVATLRGAKTGQTVALRADFDALAIQEENDVPYKSLIDGKMHACGHDGHTATLLGLAKALNAMKDDLVGNVVFIHQHAEEVAPGGAKPMIEDGCLDGVDVIFGTHLWAPTPLGDILVREGAIMAAADKAEILIQGKGGHGAEPHHSIDAVVLASQFVINAQQLVARRIDPLKSAVLTIGHFEAINPFNVIAERVALTGTVRTFEEQVRTQMEQELEAVLKATCLAFGASYEYRYTRGYPPVYNHANETQFVAQLAAEIPGVENVITCPPFMIGEDFAYYLEQVPGAFFFTGAKKPEWQTAYPHHHARFDFDERAMLIAAKTLGKATLQYLQKTSEENE from the coding sequence ATGGAAAAATTATTTACGTTATTGGATGATGGCTATGAGGAGATGGTAGCAATTCGTCGTCATCTACATCAGTATCCGGAAATATCTTTTGAAGAAGTGGAAACACCTGCATACATAGCAGCTTTTCATAGAGCGTTAGGGCATGAAGTACGGGAACAAGTAGGTGGACGAGGCGTTGTGGCAACGTTACGCGGTGCAAAGACAGGACAAACAGTAGCGTTACGTGCTGATTTTGATGCATTAGCTATTCAAGAAGAAAATGATGTGCCTTATAAATCATTAATCGACGGTAAAATGCATGCATGTGGACATGATGGACATACAGCCACTTTACTTGGGTTGGCTAAAGCACTTAATGCAATGAAGGATGACCTAGTAGGTAATGTTGTGTTTATTCATCAACATGCGGAGGAAGTTGCACCAGGCGGGGCAAAGCCGATGATTGAAGATGGTTGCCTAGATGGGGTAGATGTGATCTTTGGGACACATTTATGGGCACCAACACCACTTGGGGATATATTAGTAAGAGAAGGAGCTATAATGGCAGCCGCCGATAAAGCAGAAATTCTTATTCAAGGAAAAGGTGGCCATGGAGCAGAACCACACCATTCCATCGATGCGGTTGTACTAGCCTCTCAATTTGTTATCAATGCCCAGCAATTAGTCGCTCGACGAATAGATCCATTAAAATCAGCAGTTTTGACAATTGGGCATTTTGAAGCCATTAATCCATTTAATGTTATTGCAGAACGAGTGGCATTAACTGGTACAGTACGGACATTTGAGGAGCAGGTGCGTACACAAATGGAACAAGAGCTTGAAGCAGTCTTAAAAGCTACTTGTCTTGCCTTCGGAGCAAGTTATGAATATCGTTATACAAGAGGATATCCTCCTGTCTATAATCATGCAAATGAAACCCAATTTGTTGCCCAGCTTGCGGCAGAAATTCCAGGGGTGGAAAATGTCATTACATGTCCGCCGTTTATGATTGGGGAGGATTTTGCATATTATCTTGAACAAGTGCCTGGTGCGTTTTTCTTTACAGGTGCCAAAAAGCCCGAATGGCAAACAGCCTATCCACATCATCATGCCCGCTTTGATTTTGATGAACGTGCAATGCTCATTGCAGCAAAAACATTAGGAAAAGCGACTTTACAATATTTACAAAAAACATCAGAAGAAAATGAATAG
- a CDS encoding DUF423 domain-containing protein, protein MKKFIVTGALHGFLAVALGAFGAHALKDVVDEYGLSIWETAVQYQMFHATGLLVIGLLMSSKLLGEVKQLKLAGIFFNLGIVFFAGSLYVLAVSGIKVLGAITPIGGVLFLAGWVLIIVSALKHAK, encoded by the coding sequence ATGAAAAAATTTATTGTCACAGGTGCACTTCATGGCTTTTTAGCAGTGGCACTAGGTGCATTTGGTGCACATGCATTAAAAGATGTTGTAGATGAATACGGTCTTAGCATTTGGGAAACAGCTGTGCAATACCAAATGTTCCATGCTACAGGTCTGCTAGTCATCGGTCTTTTAATGAGCTCTAAATTACTAGGTGAGGTAAAACAATTAAAGTTAGCAGGTATTTTCTTTAATTTAGGTATTGTTTTTTTTGCAGGAAGTTTATATGTGTTAGCGGTAAGTGGCATTAAAGTATTAGGGGCAATTACACCAATTGGTGGTGTGTTATTTTTAGCTGGTTGGGTGCTAATTATCGTTAGTGCGTTAAAACATGCAAAATGA